The Spirochaetota bacterium sequence TGTTGTCCGCCACCACCTTGTTGCCCTCCGCCTTGTTGCTGTTGTTCCGGCGTCGGACTGCAACCAAAGTAGCCCCACGCCACGAACACAGCTAAAATCAAAATTAGTATTGTTTTGTAAAGCTTCATACGCTTATACCTCCTTTATGTCTTATATAAATATTATAACATGTTTTTTTAAAAACAGAAAATCTAATCATAGATTCTATCTATGATAGAGAGTATAAACGTAATAATTTCTAGATTTCAACATTACACTTTTTCAGGATTTTTTGTTATAAGTCTTGTAGAAAAAGGTTTTCTAAAGTTGTAGTGAAGGGGGACAAAGCCCCCTTGAAATTGTTATGGGTTAAGGACATAATCTATTGATTTGTTAGTGATATCAGATATATATGGACCCCACGCACCTGCACCTGTTCTTGAAACACCTGATGGGTATATTGAGCGCATACCTTCTTCACCCGCTGTTCCGCCGCTCCTTCCATACAATACATATACATTAGCAACTTGCCCGCTTGACGCACCAGAACCTATGTTTGCGTAACTTACAACAAATGAATACTTATAATCTCCACCACCGATAGATGTCATGGAATGTGATACTGAAACCGAAGATGCAGTTCCCACTATTTTGTTAGCATTAGTAGCACCTAATGCTCTACTACCACCTGAACCCGATGAATTCCTAAGCCAACCCCATATCACAAGGTCTGCGTTGATACCAGCACTGTTTGTAAACCAAAAGTTACCCCAGCCTGTTGTCCAATCTCCACTCCAACCTGTTGCTGTAGGTTGATGTCCTGTTGTCATGTTGGTAATGTCCACAAAGACATACAGGTTGTGGTCGTCTGTAGCAGTGTTGTTAATTATGATGTCAATCGTAAGCTGTCCAGAACCGCTTTTTACATACACATCTTTTATTTGAGAAGCCCAGAAATTATACTCACCAGTGCCGAGGAAGGTTGCATTATTGGTTACCGTATTTGTATTCGTCGTGCTATGGTTACCAACAGTATCAACTGAGTATGCTACTATGTTTATTGTAGTTTCTCTCAAGTTCCTCACGAGTCTAGACCAAGAGGTAGTCCCTGTTGCAAGTTGGAAAGGACCTCCATCTACTGATACATATACCTGAGCTACACCAATGTTGTCTGAAGCCGTTCCTTGTATCAATACCCCACCTGCAGGTAAGTTGTTAGTTATGGTAGAGTTGTTAGCCGGAGATGAGATAGAAACTGTCGGCGGTGTTGCATCAACAGTTATGTTGATGGAGCTGGTGGAACTAGTATTGCCAACATTATCAACACTATAGACCTGAATAGTGTATGAACCTGATGTTGTAATGTTGAGGTTGGTACTCCAAGAAGAAGTCCCACTCACCTGCCCAAAACCACCACTAGTCCCTACCCTGAGAAAAACAGCCTGAAGACCTGCACCACCTGTGTCGTTCGCACTCCCACTTACAGTGAAGATACCCGGAACAGTGCTACCGTTAGCCGGAGATGAGATAGAAACTGTCGGCGGTGTTGCATCAACAGTTATGTTGATGGAGCTGGTGGAACTAGTATTACCAACATTATCAACACTATAGACCTGAATAGTATATGAACCTGATGTTGTAATGTTGAGGTTGGTACTCCAAGAAGAAGTCCCACTCACCTGCCCAAAACCACCACTAGTCCCTACTCTAAGGTATACTGCCTTAAGTCCTGAGACTCCTGTATCGTTTGCTGTTCCGCTTACAGAGAAGGATGCCGGGACTATATCATTATCTGATGGTGAGGAGATTGCTATTGAGGGGGGGTTATTATCAACAACAATTATGATTTGTTGTGTTGAACTTGACATTCCAGCGGCGTTTGTTGCGAATACTTGGACAATGTTTGTCCCTGAAGTTAAGGTTAAAGAAGGAGTGCTCCAAGAGCTAGTTCCTGATGCTATTGAGAAGATCCCAGTAGTTCCTAATCTGTAGAACACAGTAGCAGTGTTTAGAGCAGTTCCGCTTACTGCGAGTGAGGTAACATTTGTAAGCACGATTGAGCTATTCGTACCAGGAGACCCAATTTCAACGACAGGGAAATTAATATCAACGGTTATGTTGATGGAGTTGGTGGAACTAACATTACCTGCGTTATCTTCTGCATAGACCTGGATAGTGTATAAGCCTGATGTTGTAATGTTGAGGTTGGTACTCCAAGAAGAAGTTCCGCTTACCTGCCCGAAAGCACCACTAGTCCCTACTCTCAAATACACCGCCTTAAGACCTGTTCCAGCATCATTTGCCGTTCCACTTACTGAGAAGCCTGAAGGAACAGTACTATTGTTTGCTGGTGAAGAAATGGTCACAGTTGGTTTTGTTGCGTCAATGACAAATGTAACTGATTGTGTGACACTAGTATTGTTGGCATTATCAACAGCATACGCCTGGATAGTGTATGAACCGTCTGATAGAGTTATGTTAGTACTCCAGTTGGTAGTTCCTGTTACTTTGTAGAAACTACCAGAAGTTCCTACTCTAATAAACACTTCTTTAACACCTGTGTTACCACTACCGTTGGTATCACTTGCTGTTCCAGATACTGTGATGTTAGAGGTATTGTTCGTAGAGTTGTTTGCTGGAGAGGTGATGGTTATTGTTGGGCGGTTAGTGTCTTGTATTTGCTGTTGTCCGCCACCACCTTGTTGCCCTCCGCCTTGTTGCTGTTGTTCCGGCGTCGGACTGCAACCAAAGTAGCCCCATACAACAAATAGGGCTAAAGTCAAAATTAGTAGGATCTTGTAAAATCTCATATGTTGATACCTCCTTGAATATATAATATTATGGCACTAAATTTTAACATAACCATCTATCCTAAATTTCTAATATAAATATTTGTTATACAAATTTCAACAACTTTAACCTGAAGTTTGGTTAAGAGTTTGCTATTTTTTGAATAGTATTGTGAATACCTTACTTTCATAACCTACCCAAGTAACTCTCAATCCCCTTGTAGAAAGTTTCTGATTTTATCATATTTGACTAATTCGTATAATCAAACATAGTCATACTAATCTAACTGGACGCAAAAATTTTTCAGACACTCAGAAAATCCAAGAGACTTCGGGAAAAAGTTCTACATCCACACACCTTTAACTTGAATCTACAACAAGTTCATTTTTTATCCTATATTACATTATGACCGAAGAGAACATAATACTTGAAGTTGTGAATGTTTCAAAACACTTCGGAGGCATAAAAGCAGTCAGTAGCGTATCATTCGCAGTTGAAAGAGGTAAGATTGTCTCAATAATAGGACCAAACGGCGCAGGTAAGACTACACTTTTCAATATCATATCGGGATTCTACAAACCCGACACCGGTAAAATAATCTTTGAAGGAAGAGATATTACAAACATCAAAGTCTATGAATGCTCTAAAATAGGTATCTCAAGAACATTCCAAAACATAAGACTTTTCTACAATATGACGGCACTTGAAAATGTTATGGTTGGAAGACACGTCAGAAGTAAGTCAGGGCTATCCTCCTTTTTTGACGCTATATTGAGAAACAAAGATTTCCACCAAACCGAGAAGGAAATACAAGAAAAATCAATCTACTACCTAAAGATGCTAGGACTTGAGAATTACCTAAATGTCCTTGCAAAAAACCTACCCTACGGGCTCCAGAGAAGACTTGAGATTGCAAGAGCATTAGCAACCGAACCTAAACTGCTACTCCTAGACGAACCTAGCGCAGGTATGACATATAAGGAAACAAACGAAATAATGGAGATAATATCCAAAATAAGAGATATGGGTATAACCGTCCTTCTTATAGAACATCAGATGATGTTGGTTATGACAATATCTGACAAAGTTATAGTTCTTGATCACGGAGAGAAAATATCCGAAGGAACACCAGAAGAAGTAAAGAATGACAAAAGAGTCATTGACGCATACCTCGGCGTTGAAGAAACAAAAACCTATGCCGAAGTGGATTAGAAACAGAATTCTCTATCAAGTCTTCCCAGACCTTTTCTTCAAAGACAATTCCAACGAAGTTCCCCAAAAATACTATGGAGGAACCCTGAAAGGTATCATTCTAAAACTTGACTATATCAAAGACTTTGGTTTCAATGCTATCTACCTAAACCCCATATTCAAAGCAGAAACAAACCATAGATACGATGTTCTGGACTACTTCCAAACCGACCCGATACTCGGAACTAACGAAGATTTTGAAACACTCGTAAAAGAATGTCACAAAAGAGACATAAAAGTTATTCTAGACATCCCTTTCAACCATACCTCCCAAAACCATCCATGGTTTAAAGAAGCAAAGAACAATAACTCTAAATACAAAAACTACTTCTTCACTGACGAAGGTGACTACAACAGATGGCGAGGCAGTGATTTAGTAGAACTGAACCTAGACAACCCCGAAGTCTTGGAAGAACTTATAACAGGTAGTAGAAGTGTCTTGAAATTTTGGATGGACAAAGGAATTGATGGAGTGCGCCTTGATTGCGCAAACGACTTAGGAATGAAAGTAGTCAAACTAATAAGAGATACCGCTCACAAATGGAATGACAACTTTCTAGTGATGGGCGAAGTTTTTAACTTCGCAGGAGAGTGGAGTAAAGTTCTGGACTCGCTACAGAGTTATTACCTAACAGGACTCCTGTTTTCAATCGTGAATAGCGAAATATCAATCCAAACCTTTTCAAACGCATTGGACCACATAATAAGCGATTTTGACTACGAAGTGCTCCTAAACTCCCTAAACATCCTATCCTCACACGATACAACAAGAGTGCTTGACAGAATAAACGATATGAAGATTTACAAAATACTCCTCGCAATTCAATTCACATTCCCTGGCGTACCTGTTGTACTGTATGGCGAAGAAGTAGGAATCAGAAGCACTAAAATAGGTGAAGCGAGTGCTAGGAATGTGATGGTTTTTGACGAAAATAATTGGAACTCTGATGTAGTCAAACTTTACAAAACATTCATCCAACTACGAAAGAGTAGAAAAGAACTCCAAGAAGGTAAATTCAAAAACCTAACAAACCTAACAGACTACAAACTAATATCATTTATCAGGTATAGTGACAAAAGAGAAGAGTTTTCCATAGTAGTTATAAATCCAAAGAACGAGAGAGTTAGGAAGAGAATATACATTCCATATTCACACTTTCACGATGCACTCAAGGTGCGAGATTACTTTTCAGGTAGAGAGTTTATTTGTGAAATTAGTTCTATAAATGTTGATCTAGAACCTTATCAAGTTATGCTACTTACCCCAGAGTGGAAGTATATAAAAGGATACTCGTTCTACAAGAGACAGTAGATTACATTGCTTCATAACCGATGTAATCTCCCCTACCCTATCAGTTCATATGAGAATTGAAACCTACCGATGTTTTTTCTTGCTAATTGAATCCGAAGAAAAATATTTTTGATAATAACGGATATGGAGAGAAGGTTTCTGAATGGTCTTGTGCTTGTAAAGGTTGGTGATATCACTGAAGAGGAAGTTGATGCGATAGTGAATGCTGCTAATTCTTCACTTATGGGAGGAGGTGGTGTTGATGGTGCTATACACAGAAAGGGAGGTCCTAAAATACTTGAGGAATGCAAGGTGATAAGACAAACCCAATACCCAAACGGTCTCCCAACAGGCGAAGCAGTCGCAACAACAGCAGGAAATCTTAAAGCAAAGTATGTTATACATACCGTAGGACCTGTATGGTATGGCGGTAATAGCAACGAAGAGAAACTATTAGAAAATGCTTACAGAAACAGTCTCTCTCTAGCCGAGAAAATGAATTGCGAAACTATATCGTTCCCCGCTATATCAACAGGTGTCTATGGATATCCCAAAGAAGAAGCAGCAAAGGTAGTGTGTAGAGTCTTGAAAGATTACTCAAAAAACCCTAAATTAAAGGAGATAAGGTTAGTCTTCTTCTCAAGTCAAGACTACGAGATATTCGTCAAGGTAGCAAATAAAGAGTTGTAGAATGGAAGTAGAGAAGATAACATTCTATCTATTTGCATCAATAGTATCTGGAACACTCACATATCTACTGATTATGACCATACTTTCTGTCAAAATAAAAGCAAAAAGAATGAAGATAATATCGGCAAATGCTATTATTGCTTCAATTATTTATCTGATAGGTTCTATACTTATCTACCTTTTAAGAACCAGTGAGATAGTGTATATAATATATGGACTAGTATATGTTGGTAAATTCATAACCGAGACGAATATGTCAAACAAATTACACTACTCTCAAAGAAATTATACATTTTACCATATCACAACATCCTTGCTGGTATTGGCAGCACTAGCAATTCAACTACTAGGTCTAGGAAATGTAATTATCTATGTAGTTATTTTATCTTTAGTTAATATAATGATAAGTATTGCTTGGTTTTCAGAAAAGAATGTCAGGATATTATCCTTTAGTAATATAATTTCAATAGTTTTTCTAATTACACTAATGGATTATCCTTCAACTAGCCTTTTGTTTTCACTATTACCTCTTGGTCTTAGTTCAATATACATAACATCCAAAGAGTATTTACACACCTTGAGATCGCTTGATTTACTAAAGGAGAAAAAAGATGCTATAATTGAGCATCAGTTGAAAGAATTTAAAGACTTTCTGTTTCTCTTGATAAACAAGATTGAGGCAAGGTATCCCTTGAGGAAGCAACATTCAATTAATGTAGTAACTATTTCAGAAGGTATAGCTATAGAACTAGGTCTGGATGGAAAAGTTGTTAGTTTCATAAGAGAAGGAGCAATGATGCATGATATAGGATTTCTAGGGGTAGACCACAGGAATTTATTAGAAGGCAGTTCTTACGAAAATCCTGAAGTTATGAAGCATATATGGATTGGTAGAAGAATACTTGAGAGTAGCAATATATTCATCAAGTATTTACCTATGGTGTTATACCATCACGAAAGGATGGATGGAAGTGGTCCTGAAGGTCTATACGGAAGCATAATACCATTACCTGCTAAAATAGTAGCAGTAGCAGATAAATTTGAGAGATTGATAAACGGTAGAGAATCGGAAAAGTTATCAATACAAGATGCAATAGAATACCTTAAGAAGCACCCAAATCTATATGACCAGGTAGTAGTTAAAGCACTAGAATCATTCGTATCAAAAAACTTCTTCCAACAACATTGAAACGCTCTACTTACTAAAAACTTCAAAGTAATTAGTGTTTTGATTATACTATGATATATGAAACTATTTGACCTTTTCAAAGAGGCTGTAAAAATCCTATCAGTTTCTGGTATAGAAACTCCCAAGACAGATGCAGAGATAATAATATCAAATGCTTTAAGTATAGACAGAGTTCAGATTTATCTTAACAGAAATCTTGAAGTTGGTGAAGAAGATATTAAGAAGGTAATAAGTATGGTAGAGAAAAGGAAGGATTTCACTCCTCTTGAATACATTATAGGATACAAGTATTTCTGGGGTTATAAGTTCAAAGTAAGGGAAGGTGTTCTAATACCTAGATTTGACACGGAAGCAGTGATAGAGGTTGCTAAAAACATTTGTCCAAATCCTAGATACATACTAGACATAGGCACTGGAACTGGAGCGATAGGAATAACATTAAAGAAGATATTTCCTTCTTCGTATGTAGTTATGTGTGATATTTCCGAGATTGCCATAGATGTATGCAAAGAGAATGTCAAGGATATACTTGGAAATACCGATGGAGTTGAGATTATAAAATCCGATGTTTTTGAAGATATATGGGAATATATAGGTTGGGGAAGGTTTGACCTTATAGTTTCAAATCCTCCTTACATCTCAATAAAGGACTACCAAAATCTTCCTAATGATGTAAAAAAAGAACCTATTATAGCATTGTTTGGTGGTGTTTCAGGATTAGACTTCTACATAAGAATCGCTGATAAGGTCAAAGACTTTATAAGGAAGAACGGTAGAATAATCCTCGAGGTAGGAGACGAAAAACAAGCGGAGAAGGTCAAAAAAATATTCTACCTCAAAGGTTTCAGAAACTTTATAACATTCAAAGACATAAACAGTAAAGTAAGAGGTGTTGCTATACTGAATTATTAACTCTTCTTCTTGATCCTGTGTGCTCCTTTTCGTTCAAGATCCAATATTGAGTTTATGAAGTTTTCAAGCTTATTTCTATCCTTCCAATCCATATTCTGTGAGAACTTAAGACCAACATCAACAAGTTCATCACCAGCTTTTCCATAGATATTCGCAACGGATGACAATGTTTTTATTGAGGTATTGTCAGGAAAGTAAATCTGACAAAACAACCTCTTGCCAAGTCTTGTATATTTAGGGAATACAGGGTCTCTTATCAATACTCTCATTCCTCCAACACTTATATCAATTATCTCTTGGTTCTCTTTGGTTATTATTTCAAATGAACCTTCCGTTTCAAGCTTTAATGACGCATTCTGTGAAGCAGATACCAACCTTTTTATCATACCAGTAGTAAGTTTCTGATTCCTTGACATAACTCTTATTATGCCTATTGCCTCTTCATCAAATATTATTGGAACTACTGCCTCACTCAAGATTCTATTGTCAGTATAAAACTTTTTAATCTCATCTATACTCTTACTTATTTCAGAGTAGCTCTTACCAATCTGTGCCATGAACTTTATGTAATCCTCATAAGTGAGGACAAAATCTTCTTTAATTTTGATATTTGATGTATCAAAAACTGCAAAAGGTTTCTTCATCTGCTTTACTATGTAATACACACCACTCTTCTCAGACCCGTCAAATAACATCACCTTGGCAAAATCATAGTTTTCACTTCTTCTTACACTACTTTCTATGGTTTTTAATATAGCATCTATTTTTTGCTGTAGCGTGCTATCTTTTATCGTAGGGTCTATAACCTTCATTGATAGAATACCATACATATTAGTGATGAGGACATTATCCCTTACTGGTATTCTTGTATATTTCCTCTTAGGGTGCATAAGCAACTTCTGAGGAAATCTTAAAGATGACTTGTCTATCAATGAGGTATCAAATTTCACAGTATTCGCTCCATAAGGTGCCTCGGCCAAAGAATTCACACCTATACACTCTTCTAGGTAGGAATTACCCGTGATAACAGAAACATCTTTCAAAAGTATAACATTATTAGATAAATCACTTATCACAGATACTAAAGATATACCGTTATCTGTCTTTATACTTAATGGGGTTTTGTTTTCTTTGAAATACTGCAATATTTTTTGAATCCTAGTAAAATCCTGAACAATTTCCTCGGTTATCATTTCGGAATTCCCTAATATAATTATCTAAAAAAATTACTTAAAACTTTATTATCCTCTATCAGAATACTTGAACATTCTATCAATATGATTAACTATTTCTGTTATTCTTACACCGAAGTTTTCCTCAATAACCACAACCTCACCCTTTGCTATGAGCCTACCGTTGACCATAATATCAACAGGCTCACCCGCCAGCTTATCAAGTTCAACGACAGAACCTTCACCGAGTTGTAGAACTTCCTTTACAAGCATTTTAGTCCTTCCAAGTTCAACCGTTATCTGGACAGGTATATCAAGAATCAAAGCCAGCGAGCCTTCAGCTTCAACGGAAACCTCCTCAAGATTACCAAACTCAACAGGTCTGACTACTAATTTACCTGCCTCTTCAGGTTCACCTTTGTATTTTGATGTAGTTCTCTCCACTTCTGGCATCTTCTTGGTCGTATATGAAATTATCATTTGTTTAGCAGTATTTTGAGGGAATACGAAATATACCTTTCCCTGCCTATTACCTACACTCATTGAAAAAGATAACATAACCATCGGAATATTAGGAAGCGGAATACTTCTAGCGTCAGGTAATTTCTGAACTGTAGGACTACCGGCCGCTAATGTTCTACCTATCCTTTCGGAGAGTGTTGAAGTAAAGTTAGAAATAACGATTGACATATTCTGCTCAAAGGTATTTATAACAAGGTCCGTAAGTATAGTATTTGCTTCATCACCTATGAGGGGGTTGGTTATAGCCAAAACTGTAGCAGAAGGATATATAAAATGTATCTCTCCCGTAAGATTACCTGATATATTGAACTTTACATCAACTACTTCTCCAACTATCTCTGATGAAAGCCTAAACGAGTCAAATGTATCTATAGTTAATCCTGATACAGAAATTTCCCTACCAGTTTGAGTCTTGAGTAGGTTTCTTTTAGCCTCAAGTATCTGTCTAAATAGTTCTGTAAGGTTAGCCCTGTCAACTTCAGTAAGTAACCCTTCCCCTGTATCAACTGTCCTACCTATATCAAAACCTTTGAAAGTATCAAAAGTATCAGTCCCACTCAAAAGTGCATCCATCTCCTCCTGTGAAAGATGTCCTTCTCCTCCAAACATACTAGTCTTCTACCTCCCTTAAAACTAACTCTAATATATCTTCTGATAGTCTTTCTATAATACCAGTTATCTGAACAGATAATTTCTTACCAACCTTACCAGGCCTACAATAGAACTTATTCTTATTCTCAACCTTTACGATCATATTATCCTTGATACTCTGATCAAGTCTTATAACATCACCAACTTTGAGTTTATTCACATCCTTGAACTTAAGAGTAGTAGAACCAACTATCACACTCAGATCAAGTTCCACCTTGTTTAAGGTATCTTTTACCAAGTCCAGTGTTTCTTTGGTCATGACTTTCTTTATTCCAGAATACCAGTATTGAGCACTTAATTTAGACATTATAGGTTCTATCGTAACATAAGGAACACAAAGGTTCATCATCCCCTCAGCTTCTCCCATCTTGACATCAAATGTTATCAGAACCACCATATCAGTAGGAGGGACCAACTGTGCAAACTGCGGGTTAACCTCTATATTACCTAGTCTCGGTCTTAAGTCAATAACATTCGCCCAAGACTCTCTCAAATTGGATAAAATTCTAACTATAACGCTTTCCATAACAGACTTTTCAATATCTGTAAGTTCCCTATTATCCTTAAGTGCCTCTCCCTTCCCTCCAAAGAGCCTATCTATGATGACGAATGTTATCGTAGGATCTATTTCCAAGACTGCATTACCTTTGAGTGGTTCCATATTTATTATACCTAGAGTAGTTGGTGATGGTATGCTTCTTGAGAACTCTTCGTAAGTAAGCTGGTCTGTTGAAGCAACATGAACTTGAACAACTAATCTAAGTTGTGCAGACAGAAATGTTGATGTTAGCCTTGCGAATGTTTCATGGATCATTTGTAGGGTTCTCAACTGATCCTTAGAAAACCTGTCAGGTCTTCTGAAATCATAACTCTTTATATTCTTCCTAGCAACAGCAGCAGGTGTCTCAGCAGCAATAACAGAAGGTGTTTCCTTTATTTCACCACCTGTCTGAAGAGCAGAGAGTAAGCTATCTATTTCTTCCTGAGACAACACAGATGTCATATACTACCCTACACATTATAATTATAAAAAATGTTAGTTCCTCTATCAAATGTTATCAATACTAAAATTTTCGGAAACTAACCTTTGTTCAAAAGTTTTTAAATGATACAACACCCTTCATCAAAATCTCAAAAACTTAAATTCTATACTTCTTCATATACGAAAACAGAGTGTTTCTGTTTATACCCAGTATCTCTGAAGCCTTAACTTTGTTATTGTTAACCCTAACCACAACCTGATTTATAAGGCTTTTAAGAATAGGGTCTATAACTTTGTCATACAGTTCATTTTCTTTTGAAAGGTCAATAGATGAAACATATTCAGATACTATCTGATTTATTCTCTCCTCGTATGTCGGCGTTACTCTAGATATCTCCCTTAACCTTCTAGGTAGCAAATCCTTGGTAAGTATTTTATCTTTTGACATTATAACAGCATGTTCAATAACATTCTCAAGCTCTCTCACATTTCCTGGCCACTCGTAGATTAGGAATAATTCCATAAAGTCTTTTTCAACGCCTTCTATATTCTTTGAGTGTTCCTTAGAAAACTTATTGACAAAAAAATCTACAAGCAATGGAATATCATCCTTCCTATCCCTAAGAGGAGGGACTTCTATCTTGACCACATTCAACCTATAATAGAGATCCAATCTAAATTTACCTTCTTCAACGAGACTCTCAAGATTTTTATTAGTTGCAGCAATTATTCTTATATCCACCTTCACGGGCGTTCCACCTATAGGTTCAACCTCCCTCTCCTGTATCACTCTCAATATCTTCGCTTGAAGAGACAAAGGCATATCACCAATCTCATCAAGGAATAAAGTTCCCCCTTCAGATTGAAGAATCTTACCTTTCTTATCAGAAATTGCTCCCGTAA is a genomic window containing:
- a CDS encoding Ig-like domain-containing protein, yielding MRFYKILLILTLALFVVWGYFGCSPTPEQQQQGGGQQGGGGQQQIQDTNRPTITITSPANNSTNNTSNITVSGTASDTNGSGNTGVKEVFIRVGTSGSFYKVTGTTNWSTNITLSDGSYTIQAYAVDNANNTSVTQSVTFVIDATKPTVTISSPANNSTVPSGFSVSGTANDAGTGLKAVYLRVGTSGAFGQVSGTSSWSTNLNITTSGLYTIQVYAEDNAGNVSSTNSINITVDINFPVVEIGSPGTNSSIVLTNVTSLAVSGTALNTATVFYRLGTTGIFSIASGTSSWSTPSLTLTSGTNIVQVFATNAAGMSSSTQQIIIVVDNNPPSIAISSPSDNDIVPASFSVSGTANDTGVSGLKAVYLRVGTSGGFGQVSGTSSWSTNLNITTSGSYTIQVYSVDNVGNTSSTSSINITVDATPPTVSISSPANGSTVPGIFTVSGSANDTGGAGLQAVFLRVGTSGGFGQVSGTSSWSTNLNITTSGSYTIQVYSVDNVGNTSSTSSINITVDATPPTVSISSPANNSTITNNLPAGGVLIQGTASDNIGVAQVYVSVDGGPFQLATGTTSWSRLVRNLRETTINIVAYSVDTVGNHSTTNTNTVTNNATFLGTGEYNFWASQIKDVYVKSGSGQLTIDIIINNTATDDHNLYVFVDITNMTTGHQPTATGWSGDWTTGWGNFWFTNSAGINADLVIWGWLRNSSGSGGSRALGATNANKIVGTASSVSVSHSMTSIGGGDYKYSFVVSYANIGSGASSGQVANVYVLYGRSGGTAGEEGMRSIYPSGVSRTGAGAWGPYISDITNKSIDYVLNP
- a CDS encoding ABC transporter ATP-binding protein, which produces MTEENIILEVVNVSKHFGGIKAVSSVSFAVERGKIVSIIGPNGAGKTTLFNIISGFYKPDTGKIIFEGRDITNIKVYECSKIGISRTFQNIRLFYNMTALENVMVGRHVRSKSGLSSFFDAILRNKDFHQTEKEIQEKSIYYLKMLGLENYLNVLAKNLPYGLQRRLEIARALATEPKLLLLDEPSAGMTYKETNEIMEIISKIRDMGITVLLIEHQMMLVMTISDKVIVLDHGEKISEGTPEEVKNDKRVIDAYLGVEETKTYAEVD
- a CDS encoding alpha-amylase family glycosyl hydrolase, which encodes MTKESLTHTSALKKQKPMPKWIRNRILYQVFPDLFFKDNSNEVPQKYYGGTLKGIILKLDYIKDFGFNAIYLNPIFKAETNHRYDVLDYFQTDPILGTNEDFETLVKECHKRDIKVILDIPFNHTSQNHPWFKEAKNNNSKYKNYFFTDEGDYNRWRGSDLVELNLDNPEVLEELITGSRSVLKFWMDKGIDGVRLDCANDLGMKVVKLIRDTAHKWNDNFLVMGEVFNFAGEWSKVLDSLQSYYLTGLLFSIVNSEISIQTFSNALDHIISDFDYEVLLNSLNILSSHDTTRVLDRINDMKIYKILLAIQFTFPGVPVVLYGEEVGIRSTKIGEASARNVMVFDENNWNSDVVKLYKTFIQLRKSRKELQEGKFKNLTNLTDYKLISFIRYSDKREEFSIVVINPKNERVRKRIYIPYSHFHDALKVRDYFSGREFICEISSINVDLEPYQVMLLTPEWKYIKGYSFYKRQ
- a CDS encoding O-acetyl-ADP-ribose deacetylase — translated: MERRFLNGLVLVKVGDITEEEVDAIVNAANSSLMGGGGVDGAIHRKGGPKILEECKVIRQTQYPNGLPTGEAVATTAGNLKAKYVIHTVGPVWYGGNSNEEKLLENAYRNSLSLAEKMNCETISFPAISTGVYGYPKEEAAKVVCRVLKDYSKNPKLKEIRLVFFSSQDYEIFVKVANKEL
- a CDS encoding HD domain-containing protein yields the protein MEVEKITFYLFASIVSGTLTYLLIMTILSVKIKAKRMKIISANAIIASIIYLIGSILIYLLRTSEIVYIIYGLVYVGKFITETNMSNKLHYSQRNYTFYHITTSLLVLAALAIQLLGLGNVIIYVVILSLVNIMISIAWFSEKNVRILSFSNIISIVFLITLMDYPSTSLLFSLLPLGLSSIYITSKEYLHTLRSLDLLKEKKDAIIEHQLKEFKDFLFLLINKIEARYPLRKQHSINVVTISEGIAIELGLDGKVVSFIREGAMMHDIGFLGVDHRNLLEGSSYENPEVMKHIWIGRRILESSNIFIKYLPMVLYHHERMDGSGPEGLYGSIIPLPAKIVAVADKFERLINGRESEKLSIQDAIEYLKKHPNLYDQVVVKALESFVSKNFFQQH
- the prmC gene encoding peptide chain release factor N(5)-glutamine methyltransferase, whose product is MKLFDLFKEAVKILSVSGIETPKTDAEIIISNALSIDRVQIYLNRNLEVGEEDIKKVISMVEKRKDFTPLEYIIGYKYFWGYKFKVREGVLIPRFDTEAVIEVAKNICPNPRYILDIGTGTGAIGITLKKIFPSSYVVMCDISEIAIDVCKENVKDILGNTDGVEIIKSDVFEDIWEYIGWGRFDLIVSNPPYISIKDYQNLPNDVKKEPIIALFGGVSGLDFYIRIADKVKDFIRKNGRIILEVGDEKQAEKVKKIFYLKGFRNFITFKDINSKVRGVAILNY
- a CDS encoding DUF1577 domain-containing protein; translation: MITEEIVQDFTRIQKILQYFKENKTPLSIKTDNGISLVSVISDLSNNVILLKDVSVITGNSYLEECIGVNSLAEAPYGANTVKFDTSLIDKSSLRFPQKLLMHPKRKYTRIPVRDNVLITNMYGILSMKVIDPTIKDSTLQQKIDAILKTIESSVRRSENYDFAKVMLFDGSEKSGVYYIVKQMKKPFAVFDTSNIKIKEDFVLTYEDYIKFMAQIGKSYSEISKSIDEIKKFYTDNRILSEAVVPIIFDEEAIGIIRVMSRNQKLTTGMIKRLVSASQNASLKLETEGSFEIITKENQEIIDISVGGMRVLIRDPVFPKYTRLGKRLFCQIYFPDNTSIKTLSSVANIYGKAGDELVDVGLKFSQNMDWKDRNKLENFINSILDLERKGAHRIKKKS
- the fliN gene encoding flagellar motor switch protein FliN — translated: MFGGEGHLSQEEMDALLSGTDTFDTFKGFDIGRTVDTGEGLLTEVDRANLTELFRQILEAKRNLLKTQTGREISVSGLTIDTFDSFRLSSEIVGEVVDVKFNISGNLTGEIHFIYPSATVLAITNPLIGDEANTILTDLVINTFEQNMSIVISNFTSTLSERIGRTLAAGSPTVQKLPDARSIPLPNIPMVMLSFSMSVGNRQGKVYFVFPQNTAKQMIISYTTKKMPEVERTTSKYKGEPEEAGKLVVRPVEFGNLEEVSVEAEGSLALILDIPVQITVELGRTKMLVKEVLQLGEGSVVELDKLAGEPVDIMVNGRLIAKGEVVVIEENFGVRITEIVNHIDRMFKYSDRG